The following proteins are encoded in a genomic region of Candidatus Cloacimonadota bacterium:
- a CDS encoding mechanosensitive ion channel family protein, whose protein sequence is MEKLNDLIPFIQDPMIRKILGSVAVIALFWLIHWLLVSITHRRVEDPKTRYNLKKTIGYVLVTLGILVVGRIWFQAFESAATFLGLLSAGIAIALRDPLVNFVAWIFILWRKPFVVGNRIQVGEHAGDVIDIRVFQFSILEIGNWVQADQSTGRIIHIPNGKVFEQALCNFDMGFKYIWNEIPVLITFESDWQKAKAILQSIIDEHSGPMIKEAEQEIIASARKFLIYYRSITPIVYTSVEDSGVMLTIRYLTEIRKRRGGAEKIWEQILTRFGAEEKSIWLIPLTAW, encoded by the coding sequence ATGGAAAAACTGAACGACCTGATCCCCTTCATCCAGGATCCCATGATCCGCAAGATCCTTGGTTCGGTGGCGGTTATCGCCCTGTTTTGGCTGATCCACTGGCTGCTGGTGAGCATTACGCACCGGCGGGTGGAAGACCCCAAAACGCGCTACAACCTCAAAAAGACGATCGGCTATGTGTTGGTGACCCTGGGGATCCTGGTGGTGGGCAGGATCTGGTTTCAGGCTTTCGAATCCGCCGCGACTTTCCTGGGTTTGCTGAGCGCCGGCATCGCCATCGCCCTGAGGGACCCCCTGGTCAATTTTGTGGCCTGGATCTTTATCCTGTGGAGAAAGCCTTTTGTGGTGGGAAACCGCATCCAGGTTGGTGAGCATGCCGGAGACGTGATCGACATCCGGGTCTTTCAGTTTTCCATCCTGGAGATCGGCAACTGGGTGCAGGCAGACCAGAGCACAGGCAGGATCATCCACATCCCCAACGGCAAGGTGTTCGAGCAGGCCCTGTGCAATTTCGACATGGGTTTCAAATACATCTGGAACGAGATCCCGGTATTGATCACCTTTGAAAGCGATTGGCAGAAAGCCAAGGCCATATTGCAAAGCATCATCGACGAGCATTCCGGCCCCATGATCAAGGAGGCCGAGCAGGAGATAATCGCCTCAGCCAGGAAATTCCTGATCTATTACCGCAGCATCACGCCCATTGTTTACACCTCCGTGGAAGACAGCGGCGTAATGCTCACGATCAGGTATCTGACCGAGATCAGAAAAAGAAGGGGCGGCGCGGAGAAGATCTGGGAACAGATCCTCACCCGCTTTGGCGCCGAGGAAAAATCGATCTGGCTTATCCCACTTACCGCCTGGTGA
- a CDS encoding valine--tRNA ligase, whose translation MEISKTYAATQIEPKWYRFWEDKGYFKPGGDASKPPFTILIPPPNVTGILHIGHVLNNTLQDVVVRYHRMLGEPTLWLPGVDHAGIATQNMVEKELAKSGQSRHDVGREKLLELIWAWKQEKGDRIIDQLKLLGSSCDWERLRFTMDDQLSRAVKEVFVSLYEQGLIYKGKYIINWCPRCVTALANDEVEHADETGKLWHIRYPFADGSGHLVVATTRPETMLGDTAVAVNPKDERFQNLIGREVRLPLTGRTIPVIPDEYVEMEFGTGCVKVTPAHDPNDFEIGRRHDLPQLLVMDEHGVMNAAAGADFEGLDRFACREKVVQLLTAQGLLEKIENHEHAVGHCYRCDTAIEPYLSDQWFVKMKPLAGRAIEVVEKGEVRFQPERWTKVYMHWMNNIRDWCISRQIWWGHRIPAYYCLECGAMVVAKEAPAACPDCGHTAFRQDEDVLDTWFSSWLWPFSTLGWPGETADLKRFLPTQVLITAPEIIYLWVARMIMSTLHFRDVIPFDTVLLHGTVRDELGRKMSKSLGNSPDPIDIINQVGADALRFSMVFGTPKGADVIYSDAILETGRNFANKIWNAYRFIMMNVAEGEKLPAKEDLRLELADRWIYSRLNETAREAAGHYQNLRLNDAGQCVFQFIWDEFCSWYIELSKDRLNSEDPAARGTALYILLDVMQSAMRLLHPIMPFITEEIWQSVSCVFPQPEEALIVAAFPVCDEALVDPAIADDMAFMQQAISAARNLRKQINLNPGARINLAIRVTAEEQKDLFASYAAYFGKLAKVDELEVATDLAKPPASIAAVVRNIEIFLPLTGLIDLEAERARLGKQIEKMEKELAGVNAKLQNQNFLANAKAEVVANERQRFADLGTKLDLTKELLKDLR comes from the coding sequence ATGGAGATCAGCAAAACCTACGCAGCAACTCAGATCGAGCCGAAATGGTATCGCTTCTGGGAGGATAAAGGCTATTTCAAGCCGGGCGGAGACGCGTCCAAACCGCCTTTCACCATTTTGATACCGCCGCCCAACGTGACCGGCATCCTGCACATCGGCCACGTGCTCAACAACACCCTGCAGGATGTGGTGGTGCGCTATCACAGGATGCTGGGCGAACCCACGCTCTGGCTGCCGGGCGTCGATCACGCCGGCATCGCCACCCAGAACATGGTGGAAAAGGAACTGGCCAAATCCGGCCAATCCCGCCACGACGTGGGCCGCGAGAAACTGCTGGAACTCATCTGGGCCTGGAAACAGGAAAAAGGCGACCGCATCATCGACCAGCTCAAGCTGCTGGGCTCTTCCTGCGATTGGGAGCGGCTGCGCTTCACCATGGACGACCAGCTTTCCCGCGCCGTGAAAGAGGTCTTCGTGAGCCTTTACGAGCAAGGCCTGATCTACAAGGGAAAATACATCATCAACTGGTGCCCGCGCTGCGTGACCGCCCTGGCCAACGACGAGGTGGAGCACGCCGACGAAACCGGCAAACTCTGGCATATCCGCTATCCCTTTGCCGACGGCAGCGGCCATCTGGTGGTGGCCACCACCCGGCCGGAAACCATGCTGGGCGATACCGCCGTGGCGGTGAATCCCAAGGATGAACGCTTTCAAAACCTGATCGGCAGGGAAGTGCGGCTGCCCCTCACCGGCAGAACCATCCCCGTGATCCCGGATGAGTATGTGGAGATGGAATTCGGCACCGGCTGCGTGAAAGTGACCCCCGCCCACGACCCCAACGACTTTGAGATCGGCCGCCGCCACGACCTGCCCCAGCTGCTGGTGATGGACGAGCACGGCGTGATGAACGCCGCCGCCGGGGCTGATTTTGAGGGTCTGGACCGCTTTGCCTGCCGGGAAAAGGTGGTGCAGCTGCTCACCGCGCAGGGCCTGCTGGAAAAGATCGAGAACCACGAGCACGCCGTGGGCCACTGCTACCGCTGCGACACGGCGATCGAGCCCTATCTTTCGGACCAGTGGTTCGTGAAGATGAAGCCTCTGGCCGGCCGCGCCATCGAGGTGGTGGAAAAGGGCGAAGTGCGCTTCCAGCCGGAACGCTGGACCAAAGTTTACATGCACTGGATGAACAACATCCGCGACTGGTGCATCTCCCGCCAGATCTGGTGGGGCCACCGCATCCCGGCCTATTACTGCCTGGAATGCGGCGCCATGGTGGTGGCGAAAGAGGCTCCGGCCGCCTGTCCGGATTGCGGCCACACGGCTTTCCGCCAGGATGAGGACGTGCTGGACACCTGGTTCTCCAGCTGGCTCTGGCCTTTCTCCACCCTCGGCTGGCCCGGCGAAACCGCGGACCTGAAACGCTTCCTGCCCACCCAGGTGCTGATCACCGCCCCGGAGATCATCTACCTCTGGGTGGCCCGCATGATCATGAGCACCCTGCATTTCAGGGATGTGATCCCCTTCGACACCGTCCTGCTGCACGGCACTGTGCGCGACGAACTGGGCCGCAAGATGAGCAAATCGCTGGGCAATTCGCCCGATCCCATCGACATCATCAACCAGGTGGGGGCCGACGCCCTCCGCTTTTCCATGGTCTTCGGCACCCCCAAAGGCGCCGATGTCATCTATTCCGACGCCATCCTGGAAACCGGGCGCAACTTCGCCAACAAGATCTGGAACGCCTACCGCTTCATCATGATGAACGTGGCCGAGGGCGAGAAGCTGCCGGCCAAAGAGGATCTGCGGCTGGAACTGGCCGACCGCTGGATCTACTCCCGGCTGAACGAAACCGCCCGCGAAGCCGCCGGACACTATCAGAACCTGAGGCTCAACGACGCCGGGCAGTGCGTGTTCCAGTTCATCTGGGACGAATTCTGCTCCTGGTATATCGAGCTGTCCAAAGACCGCCTCAATTCCGAGGATCCCGCCGCCCGCGGCACCGCGCTGTATATCCTGCTCGACGTGATGCAGTCCGCCATGCGCCTGCTGCATCCCATCATGCCCTTCATCACGGAAGAGATCTGGCAAAGCGTGAGTTGTGTGTTTCCCCAGCCGGAGGAGGCCCTCATCGTGGCCGCTTTCCCGGTCTGTGACGAAGCTTTGGTGGATCCCGCCATCGCCGATGACATGGCCTTCATGCAGCAGGCCATCTCCGCCGCCCGCAACCTGCGCAAGCAGATCAACCTCAACCCCGGTGCCAGGATCAACCTTGCCATCAGGGTCACTGCTGAGGAGCAGAAAGACCTCTTTGCCAGCTACGCAGCCTATTTCGGCAAACTGGCCAAGGTGGACGAACTCGAGGTGGCCACCGATCTGGCCAAACCGCCGGCCTCCATCGCCGCCGTGGTGCGCAACATCGAGATCTTCCTGCCCCTGACAGGGCTCATCGACCTCGAGGCGGAACGCGCCCGCCTGGGCAAACAGATCGAAAAAATGGAGAAGGAACTCGCCGGCGTGAACGCCAAACTCCAGAACCAGAACTTCCTGGCCAACGCCAAAGCCGAGGTGGTGGCCAATGAACGCCAGCGCTTTGCCGACCTCGGCACTAAACTGGACTTGACAAAAGAGCTGCTTAAGGATTTGAGGTAA
- a CDS encoding T9SS type A sorting domain-containing protein has protein sequence MKTKLSLCKRLAGTLMLVLMAGLLSAQTPLFTFNVDDLEATERNTVWLFDFDSPSFPTHDGDWYSFGDTPLYLAYPFLHYYAEDIVRMGNPTNEGGLTVITCGQESIPFTDDPSQIGITFSPFGLIDLDQVNLVNPGNPWQTPGESGDIRTYSGSSGYITFGGENKLRILDLEYVITTPYPTGQEIHDFIQTLPYSLPYGWGTTENIGPGIFYGQTGYGTGIVDVFNSDPAWAALFEDVGHVVTIEMRNIVSRTTLNSTYHDFDMLLYAGTEPNVPVVLSGFTAAVNAANQPVLNWNTASENDLVGFRVLGSTASAMADAINLTPVLIPAQNCSCGADYSFTAWEFDTPGTYWFWLESLDMVGTSDFFGPVSVTVGATQTPALPERSSLGSVYPNPFAGGATASIPVEIKAGDSGELSIYNLSGQRVASFPVQQGSQTLSWNGLDLSGKACASGIYFYRLSAGNHQETKKLIILK, from the coding sequence ATGAAAACCAAGCTTTCGCTTTGCAAGCGGCTGGCCGGCACCCTGATGCTGGTGCTGATGGCCGGATTGCTTTCCGCGCAAACCCCTTTGTTTACTTTTAACGTGGATGACCTCGAAGCCACCGAACGCAACACGGTCTGGCTCTTCGATTTTGACAGCCCTTCCTTTCCCACCCATGACGGGGACTGGTACAGCTTCGGCGACACCCCGCTATATCTCGCTTATCCCTTTTTGCACTACTACGCCGAGGACATCGTGCGCATGGGCAATCCCACCAACGAAGGCGGGCTGACCGTGATCACCTGCGGCCAGGAAAGCATTCCCTTCACCGACGACCCCAGCCAGATCGGCATCACCTTCTCACCTTTTGGGCTCATCGATCTGGACCAGGTGAATCTGGTGAATCCGGGCAATCCCTGGCAAACCCCGGGCGAATCTGGAGACATCCGCACCTATTCCGGCTCCAGCGGCTACATCACTTTTGGAGGTGAAAACAAACTCCGCATCCTGGATCTGGAATATGTGATCACCACCCCCTATCCCACCGGACAGGAAATCCACGACTTCATTCAAACCCTTCCCTACTCCCTGCCCTACGGCTGGGGCACAACCGAAAATATCGGTCCCGGGATCTTTTACGGCCAGACCGGCTACGGCACCGGAATTGTGGATGTGTTCAACAGCGATCCCGCCTGGGCGGCGCTGTTCGAGGACGTGGGCCATGTGGTCACCATCGAGATGCGGAACATCGTTTCCCGCACCACCCTGAACTCCACCTACCACGATTTTGACATGCTGCTCTATGCCGGCACCGAGCCCAACGTCCCCGTGGTGTTGAGCGGCTTCACCGCCGCGGTCAACGCCGCCAACCAGCCGGTGTTGAACTGGAACACCGCCTCCGAGAACGACCTGGTCGGCTTCCGGGTGCTGGGCTCCACCGCTTCGGCCATGGCTGACGCCATCAACCTCACCCCAGTCCTGATCCCGGCCCAAAACTGCAGCTGCGGCGCTGACTACAGCTTCACCGCCTGGGAATTTGACACTCCCGGCACCTACTGGTTCTGGCTGGAAAGCCTGGACATGGTGGGGACAAGCGACTTCTTCGGCCCCGTCTCCGTGACCGTTGGCGCCACCCAGACCCCCGCCCTGCCGGAGCGCAGCAGCCTGGGCAGCGTCTATCCCAACCCCTTCGCCGGCGGCGCCACGGCCAGCATCCCCGTCGAGATCAAAGCCGGCGACAGCGGCGAGCTAAGCATCTACAACCTCTCCGGCCAGCGCGTGGCCTCCTTCCCAGTGCAGCAGGGCAGCCAAACCCTCTCCTGGAATGGCCTGGACCTCAGCGGCAAAGCCTGCGCCAGCGGCATCTATTTCTACCGCCTGAGCGCCGGCAATCACCAGGAAACCAAAAAACTCATCATCCTTAAATAA